The following are from one region of the Streptomyces rubrogriseus genome:
- a CDS encoding ROK family transcriptional regulator translates to MTARPANTHQARLLQLLRDGGPNSRAQLGDQVDLSRSKLAVEVDRLLETGLVVADGLAASRGGRRSHNVRLNPELRFLGVDIGATSVDVAVTNAELEILGHINQPLDVREGPVAVFEQVLAMAAKLRASGLAEGFDGAGIGVPGPVRFPEGVPVAPPIMPGWDGFPVREALSQELGCPVMVDNDVNLMALGEQHAGVARTQHDFLVVKIGTGIGCGIVVGGEVYRGTTGSAGDIGHIQAVPDGRQCACGNRGCLEAHFSGAALARDATEAAEQGQSAELANRLEANGGLSAADVAAAAAAGDATALDLIREGGRSTGQVIAGLVSFFNPGLVVIGGGVTGLGHNLLAAIRTQVYRQSLPLATGNLPIVLGELGPTAGVIGAARLISDHLFSPA, encoded by the coding sequence ATGACCGCACGACCCGCTAACACCCACCAGGCGCGACTGCTCCAGCTGTTGCGCGACGGAGGGCCCAACTCCCGCGCCCAGCTGGGCGACCAGGTCGACCTCTCCAGGTCCAAGCTGGCCGTCGAGGTGGACCGGCTGCTGGAGACCGGACTCGTCGTGGCCGACGGACTCGCCGCCTCGCGCGGCGGGCGCCGCAGCCACAACGTCCGCCTCAACCCCGAACTGCGCTTCCTCGGCGTCGACATCGGCGCGACCTCGGTCGACGTCGCCGTCACCAACGCCGAGCTGGAGATCCTCGGGCACATCAACCAGCCACTGGACGTGCGCGAGGGCCCGGTCGCGGTCTTCGAGCAGGTGCTCGCCATGGCCGCGAAGCTGCGCGCCTCCGGGCTCGCGGAGGGCTTCGACGGCGCCGGCATCGGCGTCCCGGGGCCGGTCCGCTTCCCCGAGGGCGTGCCGGTGGCTCCGCCGATCATGCCGGGCTGGGACGGCTTCCCCGTACGGGAGGCGCTCAGCCAGGAACTCGGCTGCCCGGTCATGGTCGACAACGACGTGAACCTGATGGCGCTGGGTGAGCAGCACGCGGGCGTCGCCCGCACCCAGCACGACTTCCTCGTCGTCAAGATCGGTACCGGCATCGGCTGCGGCATCGTCGTCGGCGGGGAGGTCTACCGCGGTACGACCGGCAGCGCGGGCGACATCGGGCACATCCAGGCGGTGCCCGACGGACGCCAGTGCGCCTGCGGCAACCGCGGCTGTCTGGAGGCCCACTTCAGCGGCGCGGCCCTGGCCCGCGACGCCACGGAGGCCGCCGAGCAGGGGCAGTCGGCCGAGCTGGCGAACCGGCTGGAGGCGAACGGAGGCCTCAGCGCCGCCGACGTCGCCGCCGCGGCGGCCGCGGGCGACGCCACCGCACTGGACCTGATCCGGGAGGGCGGCCGCAGCACCGGCCAGGTCATCGCCGGACTGGTCAGCTTCTTCAACCCGGGCCTGGTGGTGATCGGCGGCGGGGTGACCGGCCTCGGCCACAACCTGCTCGCCGCGATCCGCACCCAGGTCTACCGCCAGTCGCTGCCCCTGGCGACCGGCAACCTGCCCATCGTACTGGGGGAGTTGGGCCCCACCGCCGGAGTCATCGGCGCGGCCCGGCTGATCAGCGACCACCTGTTCTCACCCGCGTAG
- a CDS encoding GntR family transcriptional regulator, which yields MLSAGLPQGAVPRLERPGPLRDRVYEALLELITTRALQPGQHLVESELAGHLGVSRQPVREALQRLNTEGWVDLRPAQGAFVHEPTEEEADQLLTVRTLLEAEAARLAAANASSAGIAALEALCEEGERAVAAEDVDAAVACNARFHGKVMELAGNAVLAELAAQVDRRVRWYYTPVARQRGRQSWIEHRRLIAAVTERDEQAATRLMREHTEHTRRSYHARGES from the coding sequence ATGTTGTCCGCAGGACTGCCGCAGGGCGCGGTGCCCAGGCTCGAACGGCCCGGCCCGCTGCGGGACCGTGTCTACGAGGCGCTGCTCGAACTCATCACCACCCGGGCCCTCCAGCCCGGCCAGCACCTCGTCGAGAGCGAACTCGCCGGTCACCTCGGGGTGTCGAGGCAGCCCGTGCGCGAGGCACTGCAGCGGCTCAACACCGAGGGCTGGGTCGATCTGCGCCCCGCGCAGGGCGCCTTCGTGCACGAGCCGACGGAGGAGGAGGCGGACCAGCTCCTGACGGTGCGTACGCTCCTGGAGGCCGAGGCGGCCCGGCTCGCCGCGGCCAACGCCTCCAGCGCGGGCATCGCGGCGCTGGAGGCGCTGTGCGAGGAGGGGGAGCGGGCCGTCGCCGCCGAGGACGTGGACGCCGCCGTCGCCTGCAACGCCCGCTTCCACGGCAAGGTGATGGAGCTGGCGGGCAACGCCGTCCTCGCCGAACTCGCCGCACAGGTCGACCGCCGGGTCCGCTGGTACTACACGCCGGTCGCCCGCCAGCGCGGCCGTCAGTCCTGGATCGAGCACCGCAGGCTGATCGCCGCCGTCACCGAACGGGACGAGCAGGCGGCGACCCGGCTGATGCGCGAGCACACCGAGCACACCCGCCGCTCGTACCACGCCCGCGGGGAATCGTAA
- a CDS encoding beta-ketoacyl-ACP synthase III encodes MHQGSRITAVGHYQPARILTNEDLAGMVDTSDEWIRSRVGIRARRIAGPDEPVDELAGHAAAKALASAGLTPADVDLVVVATSTAIDRSPNTAARVAARLGIPGPAALDLNVVCAGFTHALATADHAVRAGSASRALVVGADKMSEVVDWTDRTTCVLVGDGAGAAVVEACAPGEQPGIGPVLWGSVPEMGNAVRIEGTPPRFAQEGQSVYRWATTRLPAIARQACERSGLEPADLAAVVLHQANLRIVEPLAAKIGAVNAVVARDVVESGNTSAASIPLALSKLVERGEITTGDPALLFGFGGNLSYAGQVVRCP; translated from the coding sequence ATGCACCAAGGCTCCCGCATCACCGCCGTCGGCCACTACCAGCCCGCCCGGATCCTCACCAACGAGGACCTGGCGGGCATGGTCGACACCAGCGACGAGTGGATCCGGAGCCGGGTGGGCATTCGTGCGCGCCGGATCGCCGGACCGGACGAGCCGGTCGACGAGCTGGCCGGCCACGCCGCCGCCAAGGCGCTCGCGTCGGCCGGGCTCACCCCCGCCGACGTGGACCTGGTCGTGGTCGCCACCTCCACCGCGATCGACCGCTCCCCGAACACCGCCGCCCGCGTCGCCGCCCGCCTCGGCATCCCCGGCCCGGCCGCGCTGGACCTCAACGTCGTGTGCGCGGGCTTCACCCACGCCCTGGCCACCGCCGACCACGCCGTACGGGCCGGTTCCGCGAGCCGGGCGCTGGTCGTCGGCGCGGACAAGATGTCCGAGGTCGTCGACTGGACCGACCGCACCACCTGCGTGCTGGTCGGCGACGGGGCGGGGGCCGCCGTCGTCGAGGCCTGCGCTCCCGGCGAGCAGCCGGGGATCGGTCCCGTGCTGTGGGGGTCGGTGCCCGAGATGGGCAACGCGGTCCGCATCGAGGGGACGCCGCCGCGGTTCGCACAGGAGGGGCAGAGCGTCTACCGCTGGGCCACCACCCGGCTGCCGGCCATCGCGCGCCAGGCCTGCGAGCGGTCCGGTCTCGAGCCGGCCGACCTCGCCGCGGTCGTCCTGCACCAGGCCAACCTGCGCATCGTCGAACCCCTCGCCGCGAAGATCGGCGCCGTCAACGCCGTGGTCGCCCGCGACGTCGTCGAGTCCGGCAACACCTCCGCGGCGAGCATCCCGCTGGCGCTCTCCAAGCTCGTGGAGCGGGGCGAGATCACCACCGGCGACCCGGCCCTGCTCTTCGGCTTCGGCGGCAACCTCTCCTACGCCGGACAGGTCGTCCGCTGCCCCTGA
- a CDS encoding MFS transporter small subunit yields MSPDRSQSPPDATGTPDRRPLIAFTWLWVGVPLAYGLYELVRKATQLFTG; encoded by the coding sequence ATGTCACCCGACCGCAGCCAGAGTCCGCCTGACGCCACCGGGACGCCCGACCGGCGGCCGCTGATCGCCTTCACCTGGCTGTGGGTGGGCGTGCCGCTCGCCTACGGTCTCTACGAACTCGTGCGGAAGGCGACCCAGCTCTTCACCGGGTGA
- a CDS encoding OFA family MFS transporter: MSPPVAPPGWSRWLVPPAALSVHLSIGQAYAWSVFKPPLESALGLSGTQSALPFQLGIVMLGLSAAFGGTLVERHGPRWAMTVALVCFSSGFLLSALGAAVEQYWLIVLGYGFVGGIGLGIGYISPVSTLIKWFPDRPGMATGIAIMGFGGGALIASPWSAQMLKSFGTDNSGIALAFLVHGLTYAVFMLLGVLLVRVPRPRQRADGRPAPLEGVQVSARSAVRTPQFWLLWIVLCMNVTAGIGILEKAAPMITDFFSDTSTPVSVTAAAGFVALLSAANMAGRFGWSSASDLIGRKNIYRVYLGVGALMYTLIALFGDSSKPLFVLCALVVVSFYGGGFATAPAYLKDLFGTYQVGAIHGRLLTAWSLAGVLGPLIVNWIADHQEEAGRHGSALYGTSFLIMIGLLVVGFVANELVRPVHARHHRPATPTQQEGNDVTRPQPESA; encoded by the coding sequence ATGAGTCCCCCCGTCGCACCCCCGGGCTGGAGCCGCTGGCTCGTTCCCCCGGCCGCTCTCTCGGTCCACCTCTCCATCGGCCAGGCCTACGCCTGGTCCGTGTTCAAACCGCCCCTGGAGTCCGCGCTCGGCCTCAGCGGCACGCAGAGCGCGCTGCCCTTCCAGCTCGGCATCGTCATGCTCGGTCTCTCGGCCGCGTTCGGCGGCACGCTGGTGGAACGGCACGGGCCGCGCTGGGCGATGACCGTCGCCCTGGTCTGCTTCTCCTCCGGCTTCCTGCTCTCGGCGCTCGGCGCGGCCGTGGAGCAGTACTGGCTGATCGTCCTCGGCTACGGCTTCGTCGGCGGCATCGGCCTGGGCATCGGCTACATCTCGCCCGTCTCGACGCTGATCAAGTGGTTCCCGGACCGGCCGGGCATGGCCACCGGCATCGCCATCATGGGCTTCGGCGGCGGCGCCCTCATCGCCTCGCCCTGGTCGGCGCAGATGCTCAAGTCCTTCGGCACCGACAACTCGGGGATCGCCCTCGCCTTCCTCGTCCACGGACTGACGTACGCCGTCTTCATGCTGCTCGGCGTGCTGCTGGTACGGGTGCCGCGGCCCAGGCAACGGGCGGACGGCCGCCCCGCCCCGCTCGAAGGGGTCCAGGTCTCGGCGCGCTCCGCCGTGCGCACCCCGCAGTTCTGGCTGCTGTGGATCGTGCTCTGCATGAACGTCACCGCCGGCATCGGCATCCTGGAGAAGGCCGCGCCGATGATCACGGACTTCTTCTCCGACACCTCCACCCCGGTGTCCGTGACCGCCGCGGCCGGCTTCGTGGCCCTGCTGTCGGCGGCCAACATGGCGGGCCGGTTCGGCTGGTCCTCCGCCTCCGACCTGATCGGGCGCAAGAACATCTACCGCGTGTACCTCGGCGTCGGCGCGCTGATGTACACCCTGATCGCGCTGTTCGGCGACTCCTCCAAACCGCTGTTCGTGCTGTGCGCCCTGGTCGTCGTGTCCTTCTACGGCGGCGGCTTCGCCACGGCCCCCGCCTACCTCAAGGACCTCTTCGGCACCTACCAGGTCGGCGCGATCCACGGGCGGCTGCTCACCGCCTGGTCGCTGGCCGGTGTCCTCGGGCCGCTGATCGTGAACTGGATCGCCGATCACCAGGAGGAGGCCGGACGGCACGGCTCGGCCCTGTACGGCACGTCCTTCCTCATCATGATCGGACTGCTGGTCGTCGGCTTCGTGGCCAACGAACTCGTCCGCCCTGTCCACGCCCGGCACCACCGACCCGCCACCCCGACGCAGCAGGAGGGCAACGATGTCACCCGACCGCAGCCAGAGTCCGCCTGA
- a CDS encoding 2-dehydropantoate 2-reductase — MKVAVLGAGAIGAYVGAALHRAGADVHLIARGPHLAAMRQYGVRVRSPRGDFTAHPHATDDPAEVGPVDYVFLGLKANSYAACGPLIEPLLHQTTAIVAAQNGIPWWYFHRHGGPYDGRRLESVDPAGAVSAVLAPERAVGCVVYAATELEQPGVVRHVEGTRFSVGEPGREVSPRCTAFSEAMRSGGLKCPVEPDLRGDIWLKLLGNISFNPISALARATMRQMCLHGGTREVIETMMTETLAVAAALGCEVGVSIERRLAGAERVGDHRTSTLQDLERGKPLELDVLLAAVVELAEITGVPVPTLRTVHALSDLLALRSAA; from the coding sequence ATGAAAGTCGCAGTCCTCGGCGCCGGGGCGATCGGCGCCTACGTCGGCGCCGCGCTCCACCGTGCGGGCGCCGACGTGCATCTCATCGCCCGTGGACCGCATCTGGCGGCCATGAGGCAGTACGGAGTACGGGTGCGCAGCCCGCGCGGCGACTTCACCGCGCATCCGCACGCCACCGACGACCCGGCCGAAGTCGGTCCGGTCGACTACGTGTTCCTGGGTCTGAAGGCCAACTCGTACGCGGCGTGCGGGCCGCTGATCGAGCCGCTGCTGCACCAGACCACGGCGATTGTGGCCGCCCAGAACGGCATCCCCTGGTGGTACTTCCACCGGCACGGCGGCCCCTACGACGGGCGCCGCCTCGAAAGCGTGGACCCGGCCGGCGCGGTCAGTGCGGTGCTCGCGCCCGAACGGGCCGTCGGCTGCGTCGTGTACGCGGCCACCGAACTGGAACAGCCGGGCGTCGTACGCCATGTGGAAGGCACCCGGTTCTCGGTCGGCGAGCCGGGCCGGGAGGTCTCGCCGCGGTGCACCGCGTTCAGCGAGGCGATGCGCTCGGGCGGACTGAAGTGCCCGGTCGAGCCGGACCTGCGGGGCGACATCTGGCTGAAGCTGCTGGGCAACATCTCCTTCAACCCGATCAGCGCCCTGGCCCGGGCCACCATGCGGCAGATGTGCCTGCACGGCGGCACCCGCGAGGTCATCGAAACCATGATGACCGAGACGCTGGCGGTCGCCGCGGCCCTCGGCTGCGAGGTCGGCGTCTCCATCGAACGCCGGCTCGCGGGCGCCGAGCGGGTGGGCGACCACCGCACCTCCACGCTCCAGGACCTGGAGCGCGGCAAGCCGCTCGAACTCGACGTGCTGCTGGCGGCCGTCGTCGAACTGGCGGAGATCACCGGGGTCCCGGTGCCCACCCTGCGCACCGTGCACGCCCTGTCGGACCTGCTCGCGCTGAGGAGCGCCGCATGA
- a CDS encoding molybdopterin oxidoreductase family protein: protein MRKRDRTPKTYTRLTHPLVRDSRDAPFRRATWEEALDRTARGLTAARGAFGMFSCARATNEMNYVAQKFARVVMGTHNVDSCNRTCHAPSVAGLSAAFGSGGGTSSYEEIEHTDVIVMWGSNARFAHPIFFQHVLKGIRGGARLYAVDPRRTSTAEWAESWLGPNVGTDIPLAHAVGREIIHAGLANEAFIERATTGYDDYKALVEPWTLSLAEKVTGVPAAAIRELAHAYARAERAQLCWTLGITEHHNGTDNVRALINLSLLTGHVGRYGSGLQPLRGQNNVQGGGDMGAIPNRLPGFQDVLDPEVRRKFETAWDTVVEPRHGLTLTEMFEAMDEGTLRAVYCIGENPAQSEADAEQAVRRLRALDFLVVQDIFLTKTAELADVVLPATAGWAETEGTTTNSERRVQRVRRAVTPPGEAREDIDILCDLAARLGHDWKYDDAEAVWNELRSLSPDHHGMTYARLDEHQGIQWPCPSTEGLEPTYLHGRLWSADPADRGRLAPFGLVRHDPPVDLTDEQYPIRLTTGRRLDSYNTGVQSGGYASPLRRVESVELCPEDAERYGVVVGEEVRVTSRRGSLLAPVWVDTALRPGLAFMSFHFPDEVDTNQLTIEANCPIAGTAEFKASAIRIEKVSTGGPALR from the coding sequence ATGAGGAAACGCGACCGAACCCCCAAGACCTACACCCGCCTCACCCACCCCCTGGTCCGGGACTCGCGCGACGCGCCGTTCCGCCGGGCGACCTGGGAGGAGGCCCTGGACCGCACGGCCCGGGGCCTGACGGCGGCGCGCGGCGCGTTCGGGATGTTCTCCTGCGCGCGGGCGACCAACGAGATGAACTACGTGGCCCAGAAGTTCGCCCGGGTGGTCATGGGCACCCACAACGTGGACTCCTGCAACCGCACTTGTCACGCACCGAGCGTGGCGGGCCTGTCGGCCGCCTTCGGCTCGGGCGGCGGCACCTCCTCCTACGAGGAGATCGAGCACACCGACGTCATCGTGATGTGGGGATCCAACGCCCGTTTCGCACACCCGATCTTCTTCCAGCACGTGCTGAAGGGCATACGGGGCGGCGCCCGCCTGTACGCGGTGGACCCGCGCCGCACCTCCACCGCCGAGTGGGCGGAGAGCTGGCTCGGACCGAACGTCGGCACGGACATCCCGCTGGCGCACGCGGTCGGCCGGGAGATCATCCACGCGGGCCTGGCCAACGAGGCGTTCATCGAACGCGCGACGACGGGCTACGACGACTACAAGGCCCTGGTCGAACCCTGGACCCTGTCCCTCGCCGAGAAGGTGACCGGCGTACCGGCCGCCGCCATCCGCGAACTGGCACACGCCTACGCCCGCGCCGAGCGCGCCCAGCTGTGCTGGACCCTCGGCATCACCGAGCACCACAACGGCACGGACAACGTCCGCGCCCTGATCAACCTCTCCCTGCTCACCGGCCACGTCGGCCGCTACGGCTCCGGTCTGCAACCGCTGCGCGGCCAGAACAACGTGCAGGGCGGCGGCGACATGGGCGCCATCCCCAATCGCCTCCCCGGCTTCCAGGACGTCCTCGACCCGGAGGTCCGCCGGAAGTTCGAGACGGCGTGGGACACGGTGGTCGAGCCGCGCCACGGCCTCACGCTGACGGAGATGTTCGAGGCGATGGACGAGGGCACGCTCCGCGCCGTCTACTGCATCGGCGAGAACCCGGCCCAGTCGGAGGCGGACGCCGAACAGGCGGTACGCCGTCTGCGCGCCCTGGATTTCCTGGTGGTCCAGGACATCTTCCTCACCAAGACCGCCGAACTGGCGGACGTGGTCCTGCCGGCCACGGCCGGCTGGGCGGAGACGGAGGGCACCACCACCAACAGCGAACGACGTGTACAACGCGTCCGCAGGGCCGTGACCCCGCCCGGCGAGGCCCGCGAGGACATCGACATCCTCTGCGACCTCGCGGCCCGCCTCGGCCACGACTGGAAGTACGACGACGCGGAGGCGGTCTGGAACGAGCTGCGCTCCCTCTCCCCCGACCACCACGGGATGACGTACGCCCGCCTCGATGAGCACCAGGGCATCCAGTGGCCGTGCCCGAGCACGGAGGGCCTGGAACCCACGTACCTGCACGGCAGGTTGTGGTCTGCGGACCCTGCCGACCGCGGCCGCCTCGCTCCCTTCGGACTCGTCCGGCACGACCCGCCGGTGGACCTCACCGACGAGCAGTACCCGATCCGGCTGACCACGGGACGCCGCCTCGACTCCTACAACACGGGGGTGCAGAGCGGCGGTTACGCCTCCCCGCTGCGCCGCGTCGAGTCCGTCGAACTCTGCCCGGAGGACGCCGAACGCTACGGCGTGGTGGTCGGCGAGGAGGTGCGGGTGACCTCACGACGCGGCTCGTTGCTGGCCCCCGTCTGGGTCGACACGGCCCTGCGCCCGGGCCTGGCCTTCATGAGCTTCCACTTTCCCGACGAGGTGGACACCAACCAGCTGACCATCGAGGCGAACTGTCCCATCGCCGGGACGGCGGAGTTCAAGGCCTCGGCGATCCGGATCGAGAAGGTGAGCACCGGTGGACCTGCGCTTCGGTGA
- a CDS encoding NAD(P)H-dependent oxidoreductase subunit E, with translation MDLRFGDSKPTDEERAAVDALLGPPESSWEGADRSDADLRWARGGREARDRRDQLLPALHALNDRVGWISEGALDYVCRRLTVPPAEAYGVATFYAMFSVRPRPATVLHVCTDLACTAAGSGELCAAVEARLGPESGVKVERSPCLGLCERAPATLTIRAGHPARPALEGEAVQAEGGGPGAAAAGDGNGKGRRGRKALHATAVCAPATPDRAVTAATAPESAPTEPAPEAAVPQSGDPTLTLLSRIGTVDPTSLDDYRAHGGYTALRRAFALGPAAVIREVTDAGLVGRGGAAFPTGRKWQATAAQPDHPHYLVCNADESEPGTFKDRVLMEGDPYALVEAMTIAAYATGAHRGYLYLRGEYPRALARLTHAIEQARTRGLLGDDVLGQGYAFDIEIRRGAGAYICGEETALFNSIEGHRGEPRSKPPFPVEKGLFGKPTVENNVETLVNVLPILTMGAEAYAAIGTPTSTGPKLFCVSGSVARPGVYELPFGATLGELLTLAGVRDNLRAVLLGGAAGGFVRPDELDIPLTFEGTREAGTTLGSGVVMAFDDTVPLPRLLLRIAEFFRDESCGQCVPCRVGTVRQEEALHRIADRTGAAAADDIALLREVGRAMRDASICGLGQTAWNAVESAIDRLGAYE, from the coding sequence GTGGACCTGCGCTTCGGTGACAGCAAGCCCACGGACGAGGAACGCGCGGCCGTGGACGCCCTGCTCGGCCCGCCCGAGTCCTCCTGGGAGGGCGCGGACCGCTCCGACGCGGACCTCAGGTGGGCGCGCGGCGGCCGGGAGGCCCGGGACCGCCGCGACCAGCTCCTGCCGGCCCTGCACGCGCTCAACGACCGCGTCGGCTGGATCAGCGAGGGCGCCCTGGACTACGTGTGCCGCCGTCTGACCGTCCCCCCGGCCGAGGCCTACGGCGTGGCGACCTTCTACGCCATGTTCTCCGTCCGCCCCCGCCCGGCCACGGTCCTGCACGTCTGCACCGACCTGGCGTGCACGGCGGCGGGCTCGGGTGAGCTGTGTGCGGCGGTGGAGGCGCGCCTGGGCCCGGAGAGCGGCGTGAAGGTCGAGCGATCTCCCTGCTTGGGCCTGTGCGAACGGGCCCCGGCGACTTTGACGATCCGGGCGGGCCACCCAGCCCGTCCGGCGCTTGAGGGCGAGGCCGTCCAGGCCGAAGGCGGGGGTCCGGGGGCGGCAGCCGCCGGGGACGGGAACGGGAAGGGGCGGCGGGGGCGAAAAGCTCTCCACGCGACGGCGGTATGCGCCCCCGCGACCCCCGACCGGGCGGTCACGGCGGCCACCGCCCCCGAATCCGCCCCCACCGAACCGGCCCCCGAAGCCGCGGTCCCCCAGTCCGGCGACCCCACCCTCACCCTCCTCAGCCGCATCGGCACCGTCGACCCCACCTCCCTGGACGACTACCGCGCCCACGGCGGCTACACCGCCCTCCGCCGCGCCTTCGCCCTCGGCCCCGCCGCCGTCATCCGCGAGGTCACCGACGCCGGTCTGGTCGGCCGCGGCGGCGCCGCCTTCCCCACCGGCCGCAAGTGGCAGGCGACGGCCGCCCAGCCCGACCACCCGCACTACCTGGTCTGCAACGCCGACGAATCCGAACCGGGCACCTTCAAGGACCGCGTCCTGATGGAGGGCGACCCGTACGCCCTGGTCGAAGCCATGACGATCGCGGCCTACGCGACCGGCGCCCACCGGGGTTACCTCTACCTCCGCGGCGAGTACCCGCGCGCGCTGGCCCGCCTCACCCACGCCATCGAGCAGGCCCGCACCCGCGGCCTCCTCGGCGACGACGTCCTCGGCCAGGGCTACGCCTTCGACATCGAGATCCGGCGCGGCGCGGGCGCGTACATCTGCGGCGAGGAGACGGCCCTGTTCAACTCCATCGAGGGCCACCGCGGCGAGCCGCGCTCCAAGCCGCCGTTCCCGGTCGAGAAGGGCCTGTTCGGCAAGCCCACGGTCGAGAACAACGTGGAGACCCTGGTCAACGTCCTGCCCATCCTGACGATGGGCGCCGAGGCGTACGCCGCGATCGGCACTCCGACGTCCACCGGCCCCAAGCTGTTCTGCGTGTCCGGCTCCGTGGCCCGCCCCGGCGTCTACGAACTCCCCTTCGGCGCCACGCTGGGCGAGCTGCTCACCCTCGCCGGGGTCCGCGACAACCTCCGCGCGGTCCTGCTCGGCGGCGCCGCCGGCGGCTTCGTCCGCCCCGACGAACTGGACATCCCGCTCACCTTCGAAGGCACCCGCGAGGCGGGCACGACCCTGGGCTCCGGCGTCGTCATGGCCTTCGACGACACGGTCCCGCTCCCCCGCCTGCTGCTGCGGATCGCCGAGTTCTTCCGCGACGAGTCGTGCGGTCAGTGCGTGCCGTGCCGGGTCGGGACCGTCCGCCAGGAGGAGGCGCTGCACCGGATCGCCGACCGCACGGGCGCCGCGGCGGCCGACGACATCGCCCTGCTCCGCGAGGTGGGCCGCGCGATGCGGGACGCCTCGATCTGCGGTCTGGGGCAGACCGCGTGGAACGCCGTGGAATCCGCCATCGACCGTCTGGGGGCGTACGAATGA
- a CDS encoding 2Fe-2S iron-sulfur cluster-binding protein, with product MTAIPLGVPRRLVEFTLDGQEARVPEGSTILDACRAAGKDVPTLCEGDTLTPKNACRVCVVDVEGARTLAPACSRKAEPGMVVRTDTERARHSRKVVLELLASSVDLSTTPSVAQWIKEYEAKPDRFGPDAARVDEEPRVDNDLYVRDYGKCILCYKCVDACGDQWQNSFAISVSGRGFDARISVEHDGPLTDSACVYCGNCIEVCPTGALSFKSEFDMRAAGTWDEERQTETTTVCAYCGVGCNLTLHVQDNEIVKVTSPHDNPVTHGNLCIKGRFGYQHVQNRD from the coding sequence ATGACCGCGATACCGCTCGGAGTGCCGCGCCGCCTGGTGGAGTTCACCCTGGACGGGCAGGAGGCCCGGGTTCCCGAAGGGTCCACGATCCTCGACGCCTGCCGGGCCGCCGGGAAGGACGTCCCGACCCTGTGCGAGGGCGACACGCTGACCCCGAAGAACGCCTGCCGGGTCTGCGTGGTGGACGTGGAGGGCGCCAGGACCCTCGCGCCGGCCTGCTCGCGCAAGGCGGAGCCCGGCATGGTGGTGCGCACGGACACCGAGCGCGCCCGGCACAGCCGCAAGGTCGTCCTCGAACTCCTCGCCTCCTCGGTCGATCTCTCCACCACCCCTTCGGTCGCCCAGTGGATCAAGGAGTACGAGGCGAAGCCCGACCGCTTCGGCCCGGACGCGGCGCGCGTCGACGAGGAACCACGTGTCGACAACGACCTCTACGTGCGCGACTACGGCAAGTGCATCCTCTGCTACAAGTGCGTGGACGCCTGCGGCGACCAGTGGCAGAACAGCTTCGCCATCTCCGTCTCCGGCCGCGGCTTCGACGCCCGGATCTCGGTCGAGCACGACGGCCCGCTGACCGACTCGGCGTGCGTCTACTGCGGCAACTGCATCGAGGTGTGCCCCACCGGGGCCCTGTCCTTCAAGTCCGAGTTCGACATGCGGGCGGCGGGCACCTGGGACGAGGAGCGGCAGACCGAGACGACGACGGTGTGCGCGTACTGCGGCGTGGGCTGCAACCTCACGCTCCATGTGCAGGACAATGAGATCGTCAAGGTCACCTCTCCGCACGACAATCCGGTGACCCACGGCAACCTGTGCATCAAGGGCCGCTTCGGCTACCAGCACGTACAGAACCGGGACTGA